The Pseudomonadota bacterium genome contains the following window.
GCCAGCCGCGCAACAGCGCCGGACGGGAAGGATCGGAGGTGAAGCGGCGAAGCTGCTCTTTCCTGACGCCAAAACATGACAACACTCCTGATCCGCCCCGAGGGTCTAGGCGTTCGCTTGCTGCAAATAGGTTTGCCCTTTGTACAGCTTGGCCATCACAGCGAACACCGCAGCGGCCACGGTCATCAAACCGGTAAAGACCCAGAAGAACTGCGACAGGCTGAGAATCGTCTGCATGGGCGCCACGAAGGCAACCAGCACGTTGCCGAAGGTTACACACAGCAGCCAAAACCCCATGATCGTGGACTTCATGGCGCGCGGCGCCTGGGTATATGCAAACTCGAGCCCTGTCACCGAAACCAGGACCTCGGCAGTGGTCATGATCAAGTACTGCACGACCTGCCACAGCACATGCACCTCGGCGCCGCCCGTCGCGGCCAGATCCTCGATGCGTGCCTGCAGCAGCGCCCCCGTCCCAAAGGCCACCGCCGCCATGAACATGCCCACGGTCATCTTTTGCAGCGGGCGCACCTCGATACCGCGTTCCTTGAGCGGGTGGTAGACCAGCACATTGAGGCCGGGGATGATCATCATGACCATCAGCGGGTTGAGGGCGGAGATCTGGGCGGCCTCGAGCTCGATCTCCACCCACTCGCCGTTGATGAGGTCGGCCAATCCCGTCGCGACACCGGCACCCGCAATCAGACCCAGCACGAGCTTCGTGACCCTGCGGGGGATCGAGGCGTTCGAGACCCAGAGCAGGAGCCATGTGCCGCCGAATAGCGCGAGCCCGATGGTGCCGACCACCAGGTAGACCGACAGGTAACGCGGAACCGACAGCAAGCGGTCCATCTGGCGCGCCTGTTCGATCCAGGTCGAGGCATGCTGGTCGAACAGCGCCCAGAACACGCTCACTCCCGAGAACACCAGCATGATCCGCAGCACCGCGGGTGGACCTGCGGCCGCGTCCGCGCCGAACGTCTCGCGGGCCACGTCGTAAAAGCCCTGTCCCTTTTCCCGCCTGCGACGGTTCTTGAACGCGTACAGCGTCACCGCCAGAAAGCCGTTGTCGGGCTGCTTGTTTTGGCGCATGTTGAACAACAAGAAGCCGAGCCCAAACAAGACCAGCGCCGTCAGCACGTACGGGCCGGACGCCGAGGCGAGGTGGCCAGAGTAGTCGGCCAGGTAGCCCGCATAGAACTCGAGCTTGCCCATGTTGCCGATCGGCTCGGGCTTGAAGTGCCCGCCCTCGATGAA
Protein-coding sequences here:
- a CDS encoding MFS transporter, which codes for MAQGVQATASAQGADRVGAAGEGTAAEQPARDDRFPAGIPFIVGNEGAERFSYYGMRAILYVYLASLYVHILPATEGADDAAKAKATAVAHLFMAGVYAFPMIGAIMADRFLGKYPVILWVSLIYCAGHATLAVAGRFDAWGEYDTTAYLMYVGLCLIAVGSGGIKPCVSANVGDQFSARNSHLVTRVFQVFYFIINFGSFFSTILTPLLYGWFGPEVAFGVPGVFMGIATLVFWMGRKRFVHVKPNPGGKLGAMDFTASVLLFSPVLALIVTVFIEGGHFKPEPIGNMGKLEFYAGYLADYSGHLASASGPYVLTALVLFGLGFLLFNMRQNKQPDNGFLAVTLYAFKNRRRREKGQGFYDVARETFGADAAAGPPAVLRIMLVFSGVSVFWALFDQHASTWIEQARQMDRLLSVPRYLSVYLVVGTIGLALFGGTWLLLWVSNASIPRRVTKLVLGLIAGAGVATGLADLINGEWVEIELEAAQISALNPLMVMMIIPGLNVLVYHPLKERGIEVRPLQKMTVGMFMAAVAFGTGALLQARIEDLAATGGAEVHVLWQVVQYLIMTTAEVLVSVTGLEFAYTQAPRAMKSTIMGFWLLCVTFGNVLVAFVAPMQTILSLSQFFWVFTGLMTVAAAVFAVMAKLYKGQTYLQQANA